The DNA region acacaagagacaaagatgtaattaaagctgggaccaggtagGACTCTGAGCTgggatggagactcaaagaccctGAGAGGTTAGGCAAAAcgtaaagtaaaaaaatgtaactaaagaactGGGTAGGAGGAAGCTCcagctgaaccatctgcttccttgtgCCCTGATGAGTCAAAAAGTTAAATGCGTTTCAGAAGGCCTCCTTCTGtcccagactcaagcagctttgcaacactttagtcttttcaggacggcaggtgccttttcccacagagacagGTTTGCTATCATCTCTGCAGCCAGGGTGCGACCTCTGTCTCTCAGGTGCCCAACAAATAATTGGCTATTAACTTTTGTTACTCTGTTCTGATTCTCTTCCAAAATTTTGAAAACGATTTCTCAGCATCAGTTCACATCTAAATCTTCTTCAATCTGAAAAACGACTCCACCATTCCTTATTGGCAAAAAGTAGACTCCACTTCGAAAATCTGGTGggtatttttcagttctacatCGTCAGGATTAAACTACAGCATTTGTCACCGTTTATCACTcactcctgtggctttctttctcatgGCTTTCATCCCATGGTGTTCAAAAGTTTCTCTAAAATCTTATCTAATCATTGACACACTGACACTAAATTATTCTTCAGAGAGATGTTTATAAATCAAATCCTTTGGAAGAGGAAATAACCTGCAAGGCACTTAAAGATCAATGCACAGCCTTTTCGTGCTTTCCCTAATGAGGTTCCCTGACAGAAGAATGTTGCCACTCACATACCCTCTTCAAAGAGCACCACCGTCCAGTGGTTTCCATCCTATTTCATAGCTTCAACATAGAAGGTCCAAAAGACCATTCTAAACAGAATCCCCTGAGGCCATGACAAATTGTTGTGTTAATGACTCTAAACTTGGGCTTCAGGCCATGACTCCAGAGAATAAAAGACATCAATTCCTCTGTTTCTTGGGCTGACAGGCTAAGCCATCCAATTACTGACTTCCTAATCAGGGGTATATGTGTGAGTCACTCACTTCACAGATATTCTTAGCACAGTATTTAGGAAAAGAGAGTGAGCTCAATAAAATTATGCCCCTATGTTTGCGCCTATAGCTATGGCAAAGATGCTCCTCCCATGTTTCTTCTGAGCTTGTTTTTTCTGAGGATGATAGAGGCCTAGGGCTAGtggaagagaaagacaggatcAAGTTAGACCTCCAAGGATGCCAGCCCTGAAGCTTTGAAGTAATCCACAGTGATGCCTTTACTGTGAtttctcaagaaagaaaaagtcatcaGAAGTCCCTGTAATTGGGCTATAAAACAATAGGTCCTCATCACCATAGAGACTCCTGGCCCCTGGAAAAGACCAGAGGAGCAGGAAGTCTTCTGAGCTCTAAGAACCTCAAACTTGGTAATGTCCTCTATGATTCACTAAGTTTTGTCTTCTTCCTCTCCTGACCACTTCCTTCTCATCCGTCATACGCTCTCTCCTTCTGCCTCTCTGGGATACGTGTTTACGCCCTGAGACTTTTGCAtcggcagacaccaggaatcgaacctgggtctctggcatggcaggcgagaactctgcctgctgagccaccgtggcccacccactatCACCACGAGACTTTTAATAGACTTTCTATGTGCTAGAGAATAAACCCCTCAGATCACTGCAGACTTTCACATTTTCCATGCAGTGTGGGCTATGTGTTCAGctacttttcatcttttttttgcataggcaggcactgggaatcgaacctgagtcacctggcatggcaggtgagaattttgcctgctgagctactgtggccctccccaatttttttcatctttaaagttGATCAGACTAATGTAGGTACTGAAACAAGTAGGAATAGAGGTCAAAACtaagaatattaaagaaaaaatggtatTCACTGATGTTATTATGCCATGCAGACTTATTTTCACTACTGCCTAGTCTAAAGAGTCCCCAAGCCCATGGAACTTATGCTGTCTCTGAGTATCCAAAACCCTCCAGTTTGGGTCAGTTAGAGTACCTTTCCATGCTCAGTGACTGAACAAATCACTGAACCTTATTGTCTGCATATTCTAAATAACTTCTCAATTCCAGCATTAgtgaaattattgaaaatttcaaaatgggATTCGTTTGTGACTGACAAAATGTTAAGAATCCTATGTCATATGTCTCTTGTTCAAGGGATAATTTGTGCTTCCTGGCCCCATGGAAAGGATGTGATAAGTTACATACCGAACTGCTGGGCTTAAATTCCAATTCTACTGCTTGCTACCTCTGTGAATATTTGGCAAGTTTCCTACCAACTTTTTGCCTAAATTCTTTATCTGTTTAAAACAAGAAGGGGAAAAGGTATAAATGGTCACTATATCATAAGATTGGTGTGAGAAATAGGTAGTTTAATACATGCGAAGTACTTAGAAAGGTGTTTTGTGTTATCTTCTTCATTATCGTCAgcatcctcctcttcctcattaTTCATTAGGATTAAAAGTGTTCATATTGGGCCTGGTTTTGAAGGGCTGTCATACGTTTAAACACAGAATAAAAGATAATTGAATGACTCTTAGTATTGTGGGGCGCAACAaaaagagaccacacaattcaaagaaatctgcaagggaatttggagtctttattagctggccagCAGAAatctccaagaaggaagattcagagagcagccccgagCAGCTCTCAAGGGATCTTATAAAGGCAAAAAACGAAGtttatccacagaagcaggaaaggggcattatctttttagagccacatcttgctttgcagctgtaagcaaacaagcttatctacagaagcaggaaaatgccATTAGCTCTTGCACAATAtatcccattcttttagtttttaacaatgattattgttcaatttttaactcttgggaactttctgccctggatcttgtgactccggataccttcttcttgctaaGGCCTGATTTATTGCACCTGACCCCCACAGAATAATCCCCAAATTCAATACTGactgatctgtaaaatggtatACTGAATGCTCTCAAATTGCAATTGCATGCAAATTATCAAATCGAGCTTCCCATTGAAGAATCATACACAACTAACTTCTGTGTTGGTCCCCACTTTCACTGTAAAAATGCAGATTATCTCTTCTCCAAACAATATGGATCTGGGTTGAGACATTCAATTTCAGTGAAAATTGAAGACACTGTGATCCCTTTTGAGGGGTAAGTGAGCATAAGATGAACAATAACCAAACTCACCAAAGCAATTTTCTGTTTAATTCACACAGAAAATATCAAATGTATAGATGTCCATATTCTTAAAGACAGTGGCCtcaatttatgtttttattttattgttgttgttgattcTAGGTTAGACACCAGAGAAATTGTTTACTTCCAACAGGATTTGACAAATGCAGAAAAAGAGTCACTCatcaaaatagaatttttaagcAGATTGTGTTCCTTGGATGTGAATTAGAATTGATTTGAGCCATCTATGTTATGTATTATTCTGCTAAACAGAACGGATATATATACCGAATCTGAGGAGGTCAAATAGACTGGGAAATCGTATGAATAGTCAATGCTAATAGTGTGAAAACAGGTGAAAAGGACAAGATTTGGGTAGGTAGATGAGTCCACAGAGTTAAATGCTATTGTGAGTCCTTTGGGCACTCCCAATGAAAGACTATGTGATGTGATGACAAAGATACAGACCACATGACAGAATAAAACGTCAGTAGGTCTGGACACTGTCTGATGTGACCAACCCAGTCATGAGATTCCATGAAAATGAGCAATCTGAATATACAGCCTGAATCAACTTGCAAGTTCAGCAAGAGATCTTACAAGAAAATTTACCCTGGATTTTTAAGTTTGGAGATATTAAACCTAAGGGGCATTAATATAGTATTAATATAACAGTTTGAATATTGGTCTATACTAGGTTGTCTTCCTCCTAATGCCAAACAAAATTTGATATGTAGCAGAAAATCTGTGAATATTTGTTATCTGAATGAAACAAATAGAAAGGTGGATTATTGATGGAATGGATAAATTGCAAGATGAATAGACAAGTGAACTACAGGATACATAGGTGGTGACATATTGATGGCTGGGTGGTTGTAGATCACTATCATGGGCTTAAGCACTTTTCTAGTATAGTCAAATGTTGACTGGTGGGAGGGGGTGCTTCCTCGGGGTCAGAGATCTAATAGTTGATGGTGGGTACACAAGTGAAGTCCACTATATGATCCTTCATTGTTGCAACTGACACTCCtacacacacaggcatgcacaGACACCCATTCCTTTGTACTTATCCTTAGTGCTCAATCTTTTTCAGCCTTATAGATTTGAAGACTTTCCTCCAAACTCTCAGCTACAGTCTGTACTATTAACAGTTGTTTTCTTCTCTTAGCAAATGCTCATTGGAATTCTATAATATACAATTTCCTCACTGGGGCAAGGGTCCCAGATGCAAAATATCATAAAGCAAAATCATGGCCATCAAGAAATTATAATGTCATGGAAAGGggaaaaacaaatatcatacacaAATGTTACACTAACTACCAGAGTAGAGAAAATGATTCATCTGACGTCACATAGCAAAAAGTTAGTTATGGTAACCAGACGACTTAGATCAAACTGTGAGAAAGAAGCAGGAATGACTAAGAATTCCTTAACAGGAAACTGTTGGGCCCAGATAGAAAGAGCACATTCCTGAAATCGGAGAGATCAGAGTGCAAATAATGGCGTTAAAGAGTCAGATACCTAAATGCTTTTTCTTCCCTATTTGCAAAATCTCCATACAATGACTTGTGCCTAATTTAATTGGTTCAATTTTAACCAATTTAACACTTGGTTAAAAATACAAGTGTTTAGGATGGCCAATCACTTAGCAGGCAATCAGTGAATAATAGTTGTCCAATTATTACATGTACTTTAGAGTTCAGAGAAGGATATAATAAAGGAATTTCTCAGAAGGAAGTTGAAATTTTggtgaaaacaaaatattaataagatttagaaggaaagatagggcATCCATTAGGAGCACAAACttgagaaaagggaaagagaaagataagCCCATGCAGTGGTCACCGGGAAGTACACCAGACTGCCCTCAGCATTGAGACCCTCCATAGGGTCTAATCTAGACAGTCACAAGAGTCAATAGATGCCAGATGATAGAGGACATCAAAGACCAAAACTTGAGGGGTACTTAATGGTAATATGGCCTCTTTTCTTTGGACCTACATAATGGAGTCAGATCTTGATTGTTAAATTCTCAATTTAAACAAGTTAAGCAACATATTACACTCAATTTTCTCTAcaccaaaatggaaacaatattATTCCCTATTCCTTctattccatcctccaaataaaacacaaaataataaacacacacacactatgcATACACATGCTATTGTCTATATATTTCGGTCTAGTCccaaagatgaaatggacaatttatGTGAAAATGCTAATAAACACAAACTAATATCAACAGaataataatatcaaaataatattagTTTTTGGATGGGAATAAAACACAAAGTGACAGGGGAAGACAAGATTTGGAACACCCCATCTAGGAAACCCACGAGAATCTTAAAGATGTAGGGAATATTGTTGAGAATagttatacattaaaaaagagattTGATTACCAGAACAGACAcccgaaaaagaaaaaagagtattaGTCATGACACAGATTGAGAATATTCATAAATTTCATCACCAATCGCAGACATGTACTATCAGCCATGAGGTGATATCAAGACttagaaattgaagaaaaaaatcagcacaGGAGCAAGGATTCAAAAGAATCAATAAGAGCATACATGAACTCTTAAATTGATTAAGAGGAAGACCCAACCTTCTAGTAACTGAGTTCAGCCAATAGAGATCTCAAAAttgcccatatttttttctctaggatCAGCCTCTCTAAATGGCCTTAAAAAACCACAGTGTCATCTTCGAATTCATCCTACTTGGACTCTCTGCTGACCCCCATGTCCAGACTCTGCTGTTTGTGCTATTCTTGGGAATTTATATCCTGACCTTGATGGGGAACTTGTTGATGCTCTTGGTTGTCAGGGCAGATTCTCACCtacacacccccatgtacttcttcctaaGTCATCTGTCCTTCCTggatttttgcttctcttctgcCACAGTGCCAACGCTTCTGAAGAATCTCCTGTCTCAGAAGAAAACCATCTCTGTTGGAGGCTGCCTGGCTCAGGTCTTCTTTGTATTTGAGTCTGGAGGCACGGAAGCCTGCCTGCTGtctgtgatggcctatgaccgctatgttgcCATTTGCCACCCTCTGCTTTATGGACAGATGATGAGCAACCAGCTCTGTAAGGGGCTGGTGTGGGGATCCTGGGGCCTGGGCTTTCTGGATGCATTCATCAACATCCTTCTAACTATGAACTTTGACTTCTGTGGTGATAAGTCCATTCCCCATTACAGCTGTGATCtgccctctctcttccctctgtcCTGTTCTGATGTATCCACCAATTTTGCAGTCCTGCTATGCTCCAGTATCCTGCATGGAATTGGGACCTGCTTCCTAATTGTTTATTCCTACATCCCCATTGTCTCCAGCATCCTGAGCATCAGCTCCTCCTCCGGTAGAAGCAAAGCCTTttccacctgctcctcccacctcaCAGTAGTATTCCTGTTTTATGGTTCAGTTTTTCTTCGTTATCTAATGCCAGTCTCAGGCTCACCATTGGAATTGATCTTCTCCATACAGTATAGTGTGATTACTCCCTTAGTGAATCCCGTCATCTATAGCCTGAAAAATAATGAGGTGAAAGCGGCTGTGAGAAGGACCTTGAGAAAATGTTTCCAATATATCATGTAGCTTACATGAGGAGGATGAAATAGAATTCGGTTAGTATAGCAATATACCTCATGAATGACAATAAGATTACTTCTTGATTTCCCTTGATATTGTATGTAAAAAGGTACCTTAGAAATTAACAGAGTTTTGGGGGGTGAGGTGAAGAAGGATGCTTTGAATTTGTTCTGGCTTAGAGACAGGCAGATGGTCAGATCACCATATCAGTCCAGTCCTTTTCCATAGAAAGAATTTTGACTGTATTGATCTGTCTTCAATTTATCTTGCTTCTCATTTCTGGACATTTCAGTGAACAATATAGTCAAGTGCCCAGCCCACCAGAGAAGGGAACATAGAGCACGCATGATGATCTTGACTCTGAGGTAGTTGTAAGTGTTGGGAAAGGAGTGCAGTAATTCATAATCTAGATACTTCAGTATGAGAATCCTGGGCGTAGAATAGGTGAGAGCACCAGGGGAGGTAGGACACCCCTGCGAAGGGAGAATGCATATGGGGATCTGTAAAAAGCAAATTTCTAAAATCTATCAGAaggtaaattttaaagaaaaataaagctatgATTTCATAAGGTAGACAATTTTGAAGAAAGGCATTGGGATTCAAGAGGACAAGTTAGAAAGGGCAAGTTtcagtggaaaaataaataaataaaagagtcaGAGAGATGGGAAACAGGAATTTGGAGTTCAAGCCACTTGAGCAATGCAGAACATCTATCTGCCTTAAATTCAGGGTGTGACGAAACCAGGCATTGAACCAGTGTCTACTTGGGGCCACAGTGAAGGGCATAAATTCTCCCCAAAATTCCACTATAAACACAAGTCTGGGACTTGAGAAGAACAAAGATATATGAAGGGCTGTGAAATTATGGGGATGTAACCAGCTTTCCAAATAAATGCTTAACAGAAAAGATAGGTGGTGATTTTCTCCTTCCCATTCTTAGCCTCTCCcacttcttttctgtttgttcgTTTTGGAAATgcaagaacagaaatttattctctcccagttctggaggctatAAGTGTGAAATCAAGGGGTTTTGTCTGTTGGCTtgcttttccttaattttaattttctttgttgtgGTAGAACattctgctggtttgaagctgttatgtaccccagaaaagccatgtccttcaatcctctcattcaatattgttgtgtagaaatttttttagcttttccATAGACATATGACCTAATCatttgtggatggtaacttttgattacatggtttccttgaagatatgtctccatccattcaaggtggagttgcttactggagtcctttaagagggaaccattttggaaaaagctttaaaggcaccagaaccaacagagtaaccagaactgacagagcccaggggaagccattgaagattgttggaaagaaagctagcaaatgtcaccatatgcgtttctagctgagagagaaaccccaaaatatcatcagccttcctgaaccaaggtatccttccctggatgccttaatttggacatttttatagccttgccttgatttggacatcttcatgggcttagaacataaacttgcaacttagtaaatttcccttttggaAAGCCATttatttctggtagattgcattccagcagcatacagactaaaatacacacacacatacaaatatatatatgcaacaaaaatatttcattttaaccaatttaaatgtacaattctgttgcattaattacattcactatgTTGTACAACCCTTACCATCTtacattaccaaaacatttacaGCAGAAACTTTGTCTCCATTGAGCAAAATATCCCCATCCCCCTCTTCCATCTTGGGCAGCTTctaatctttctctcttttttctttaaattttattctggtaacatacacacaacccaaaatttccccttttaagccATTCACACATGtaattcagcattgttaattacattcacagtgttgtcataccatcaccactatcatttGTCAAAACTCTACAATCAACTCctatagaaattctgtacaatttaagcattaactccccattcctcatcccaccccagcccctggtaacctgtttcGAGATTCTGACTCTATGCCCCTCCCACTTTGGAAGCTGCTTTTTGCCCCTTAGCACAGAGTAACCTCAGTGCCTTCCACAAAACtcctatttttttccagtttgatcATTCACCTAAGCACAATGAagaggtaattttttaaaatgtcattttcccaaaatgattGATTCCTTTAGTCATATTCATTTCGACTCTTCTGTTAACAAAAGATTTTTTCCAAATTTCTCAGAATGAGAATAATTATCACCAACATATTGTCTGGTTCAGtgtaaattttcccatttcagaGAATTATAAAGATTTTTAGTGTATAGGAAAAAATAACGTCCTTTTAGATTTCACATTTCAAGACCACATTTTTGTGCTTTATATGTTTTAgaataaaattagatttttataCACCTTGTTTTTAATTATTCTCATATTTGCTATTCTAACATGTAACTTTCTCATTCAAATTGACACCAATACTGGTCAATGGGTTGTACATTGTTTTATACCAAAGTTATGCTATAATGAAAACACACTTTAAAAACGTAATGAATATaccaaaacattttgaaatcttAATTACgttatttttcaaaatccttAATCATAACAGAAAGGGACTTGTAATACTTATTAAGATACATACTTTGAAACATATATTaagtaaaatttcaaattaaaaatatctactagggtgcacaggtagttcagcagtagaatgctcacttttcatGTGAGAGACCTCAgttcgattcccaggccatgcccctccccagtaaaaagaaaaacccactaaatgattaaacataaaaataacaaaaccttTATGATAAATTCTATCTCTGCTTCTCTTCTGCATAGCTTTCTGTTAGACAAACTCTTGTCTCAGAGGTAATCAATGTCTGAAGAAGACTCTGTcttaattttctttgtgtttactgTTGGAGGAGCAGAAGTCTGTCTGCTCTCAGCAATGGCCCATGACCATGATGCTACTATAGGCCACCCTGTGCTCCAGGTCAGAGTAATGAATAATAAACTATATATGCAACTTGTATAGGGCTCATGCAGCCTGAGAGTTCAAGACATACTCATGAAACTTCCTCTGGTAGTGAATTTGGATTTATGGAAGGCCAAAATTATCTTCCTTGTAGCTATAAGATACCATTCTCTTTCATTTGTCATGCTGTGATGTTTCCTCACCAACCTCAACTCTTTCTCTACTCAACACTCCTGAATACTTTGTTACATTCTCCCCAATGTATTCTACACATGCACACTGTTTCCATGTCATGAAGATCAGCTCtaccaaatgcaaaagaaagacTTCTTTTCCTTGCACCCCCCACCTCACTGCAGTGAGCTTCTTTTATG from Tamandua tetradactyla isolate mTamTet1 chromosome 7, mTamTet1.pri, whole genome shotgun sequence includes:
- the LOC143690564 gene encoding olfactory receptor 8S1-like is translated as MALKNHSVIFEFILLGLSADPHVQTLLFVLFLGIYILTLMGNLLMLLVVRADSHLHTPMYFFLSHLSFLDFCFSSATVPTLLKNLLSQKKTISVGGCLAQVFFVFESGGTEACLLSVMAYDRYVAICHPLLYGQMMSNQLCKGLVWGSWGLGFLDAFINILLTMNFDFCGDKSIPHYSCDLPSLFPLSCSDVSTNFAVLLCSSILHGIGTCFLIVYSYIPIVSSILSISSSSGRSKAFSTCSSHLTVVFLFYGSVFLRYLMPVSGSPLELIFSIQYSVITPLVNPVIYSLKNNEVKAAVRRTLRKCFQYIM